Within Triticum dicoccoides isolate Atlit2015 ecotype Zavitan chromosome 1B, WEW_v2.0, whole genome shotgun sequence, the genomic segment gcgaaacaatttccacaatgtcttagttgtgtgccaaaacttgtaactcagatattcatctctatgatcatatcatagacattttatcctcttgtcacaatgatcttctacttcactctgaaattacttgaaccattcaataattcagacttgtgtttcatcaagtaaatattctcaacatctactcgaatcatctgtgaagtaaggacataacgatattcactgtatgcctcagcactcattggactgcacacatcaaaatgtgttacttccaacaaattgctatcttgttccatcttactgaaaacgaggcttttcagtcatcttgcccatgtggtatgatttgcatatctcaagtgattcaaaatcaagtgagtccaaacgatccatctgcatggagtttcttcatgcgtatacaccaatagacatggttcgcatgtctcaaacttttcaaaaacgagtgagtccaaagatccatcaacatggagcttcttcatgcgttttataccaatatgacttacatggcagtgccacaagtaagtggtactatcattactatcttatatcttttggcatgtaaatgtgtatcactacgatcgagattcaataaaccattcctttaggtgcaagaccattgaaggtattattcaaataaatagagtaaccattattctccttaaatgaataaccgtattgcgatagacataatccaatcatgtctatgctcaacgcaaacaccaaatgacaattattcaggtttaatactaatcttgatggtagagggagcgtacgatatttgatcaaccttggaaatacttccaacacatatcgtcatctcacctttagctagtcttcgtttattccgtagcttttatttcgagttactaacacttagcaaccgaaccggtatccaataccctggtgctactaggagtactagtaaagtacacattaacataatgtatatccaatatacttctatcgaccttgccagccttctcatctaccaagtatctagggtaatcctgctccagcggctattccccttatcacagaagcacttagtctcgggtttgggttcaacctcggatttcttcactggtgcagcagctgatttgccgtttcatgaagtatcccttcttgcccttgcccttcttgaaactagtggtttcaccaaccatcaacaattgatgctccttcttgatttctactttcgcggtgtcaaacatcgtgaatacctcaaggatcatcatatctatccctgatatgttatagttcatcatgaagctctagcatcttggtggcaatgactttggagaaacatcactatcaagtgattgttgcattcagacaatctgagcacaagctcaacgattgagcttttctcccttagtttgcaggctaagaaaatcgtcggaggtcttatacctcttgacgtgggcacgagcctgaaatcccaattttagcccttgaaacatctcatatgttccgcgatgtttcgaaaacgtctttggtgcctcaactctaaaccgtttaactgaactatcacgtagttatcaaaacgtgtatgtccgatgttcgcaacatccacaaacgacatttggggttcagcacactgagcaatgcattaaggacataagctttctactgtccgcataatttctactatcaactttcaactatattttctctaggaacatatctaaacagtggaactaaagcgcgagcttacgacataatttgcaaaaggtcttttgactacgtttaggataattaagttcatcttatgaactcccactcagatagacatccctctggtcatctaagtgattacatgatccgagtcaactaggccgtgtccgatcatcacgtgagacggactagtcatcatcggtgaacatcttcatgttgatcgtatctactatacgactcatgctcgacctttcggtctccgtgttccgaggccatgtctgtacatgctaggctcgtcaagttaaccctaagtgttttcgctgtgtaaaactgtcttacacccgttgtatgtgaacgtaagaatccatcacacccgatcatcacgtggtgcttagaagcgacgaactgtagcaacggtgcacagttaggggagaacacttcttgaaattgttgtaagggatcatcttatttactaccgtcgttctaagtaaacaagatgcataaacatgataaacatcacatgcaatcaaatagtgacatgatatggccaatatcatttttgctccttttgatctccatcttcggggctccatgatcatcatcggcaccggcatgacaccatgatctccatcatcatgatctccatcatcgtgtcttcatgaagttgtctcgccaactattacttatactactatggctaccggttagcaataaagtaaagtaattacatggcgttgttcattgacacgcaggtcatacaataaataaagacaactcctatggctcctgccggttgtcatactcatcgacatgcaagtcgtgaatcctattacaagaacatgatcaatctcatacatcacatatcattcatcacattcttcttggccatatcacatcacatagcataccctgcaaaaacaagttagacgtcctctaattgttgttgcatgttttacgtggctgctatgggtttctcgcaagaacgtttcttacctacgcaaaaccacaacgtgatatgccaattgctatttacccttcataaggacccttttcatcgaatccgttccgactaaagtgggagagactggcacccgctagccaccttatgcaacaagtgcatgtcagtcggtggaacctgtctcacgtaagagtacgtgtaaggtcggtccgggccgcttcatcccacaataccgtcgaaacaagattggactagtaacggtaagcatattgaacaaaatcaacgcccacaactactttgtgttctactcgtgcaaagaatctacgcaatagacctagctcatgatgccactgttggggaacgtagcagaaattcaaaattttcctacgtgtcaccaagatctatctatggagaaaccagcaacgaggggaaggagagtgcatctacatacccttgtagatcgctaagcggaagcgttcaagagaacggggttgaaggagtcgtactcgtcgtgatccaaatcaccggagatcctagtgccgaacggacgacacctccgcgttcaacacacgtacagcctggtggcgtctcccacgccttgatccagcaagaagagagggagaggttcaggaagactccatccagcagcagcacaacggcgtggtggtgatggagcagcgtggcaatcctgcagggcttcgccaagcacttgcgggagaggaggaggtgtcacgggagggagggaggcgccagggcttctgatatggatgccctccctcctctccactatatataggggcaagggagaggggggaggcgcagccttgccccttcctccaaggaaggggtgcggccaagagggggggaggagtccatcctccccaaggcacctcggaggtgccttcccccttgaggactcttccctccccaagtttccttggcgcatgggcctcttggggctggttcccttggcccatataggccaaggcgcaccccctacagcccatgtggcccccggggcaggtggacccccccggtggacccccggacccctttcggcactcccggtacaataccgataaagtgcgaaactttttcggcgaccaaaacaggacttcccatatataaatctttacctccggaccattccggaactcctcgtgacgtccgggatctcatccgggactccgaacaacattcggtaaccacatacaaacttcctttataaccctagcgtcatcgaaccttaagtgtgtagaccctacgggttcgggagacatgtagacatgaccgagacgttctccggtcaataaccaacagcgggatctggatacccatgttggctcccatatgtttcacgatgatctcatcggatgaaccacgatgtcaaggacttaatcaatcccgtatacaattccctttgtctagcggtattgtacttgcccgagattcgatcgtcggtataccgataccttgttcaatctcgttaccggcaagtctctttactcgttccgtaacacatcatcacgtgatcaactccttgatcacattgtgcacattatgatgatgtcctaccgagtgggcccagagatacctctccgtttacacggagtgacaaatcccagtctcgatccgtgtcaacccaacagacactttcggagatacctgtagtgcacctttataatcacccagttacgttgtgacgtttgatacacccaaagcattcctacggtatccgggagttacacgatctcatggtttaaggaaaagatacttgacattggcaaagctctagcaaacgaactacacgatcttagtgctatgcttaggattgggtcttgtccatcacatcattctcctaataatgtgatcccgtcatcaacgacatccaatgtccatagccaggaaaccatgactatctgttgatcacaacgagctagtcaactagaggctcactaggaacatattgtggtctatgtattcacagatgtattacgatttccggataatacagttatagcatgaataaaagactattatcatgaacaaggaaatataataataactaatttattattgcctctagggcatatttccaacaaagggaAGGTCGCAGCTCACCAAGTGCAACACCACCTAGTCTCCCCGCCGTCGCGTGCTATGTCTGCGCCCTCTTGGAAGTTGCACATTCCACCGCACACCATCCACAACAGGGGCACACACTAAAGCGAGGTCGCATGAGTGCCTAGTCCTGTCGCCGGGCTTTGCCTGCAACGgtacgagggggggggggcacatggtCAGTTATGTGATTCCTGGCTTTACCCGAACACCTTAAAATGTGGGCACTAGTCCACCATTCACCAAACCTGATCCTCGGGAAAACTAAATGGGAAAAACCCCGTGCATCACGGCTCAAATATGGCAATTGAACCCTGGTAAGCAGGCTCACAACCGCAAGCCTTACCATGAGTCAAGCCTCTGTTTGCGAGTTCTAATACTATGCTCTGTAGTAATAGTACTTTATCAATTCTGCAATGTTGTTAACCACTTGTTGCCTGTGGGAGAATATCTAGTACTCCCACCCCTAGGGTGCTCCCGGTGCTCCAAACTCGGTAGCACATTTTTAGATGTTCGAAATTTTTTGAAAAAACCCAGCACATAAACACGACACCAATGTATGTTGTCACAATATTTgaaatcaaaattcaaaacatgGCTTGAGAAACATAATGAGAAATTCGACAGTAAATAGTAGACAACATAAgttgggctttagatttggcccattatcacattgatgtcgattttgtcatttttgtatctcgagcaatgttttgaattttgatttgaatttttttgacaacatacattgatgttgtgtcaatgtgctagttttttttagaatttttcaacCATTAAAAAATATGCTACCGAGTTTGGAGCACCGGGAACACCCTAGAGGCAggcccggccctgagggggggcagggggggcggccgccccgggcccccgaaactGAGGGGCCCCCAACTTTGTTGGCCCAAAGTAGTGTAGGCACCAGTTTTTCATTGATTCAACGATCTCCATCGAGGCCCAACAAACATCGTAAGCCACAGCGAGAACTCCGCCTGTAATGGCGACGCTTGATTACAGGATTTCCATTGCGCGTCGTCGTCTTCCGGATTTTCATCCATCGGCGCTTGTTGTTCACATCTAGCGCGCCCGAGATCATCGGCCCATCGGGCGCCACACATCGAGATATGCGGGGTACGGCAACTCTAAGGCCCCCCTCCGGCGGGCCGAAAGAGTACACCGCGTTGCAAGTCTTCAGCGACCTCGCCATGCCCATCCACTACCTTGGCCAGATGCAGGTCTTCAGGGGCGGCGTACGACTTCAGCGAGATCATAGCTCGTAGGCCGTGCCTGTTCAAGCCGAACCAAAGGTCGTCTTGATTGTTGTCttcagtccttggaggatggggagAAATCCATGGACGGCTTGAGGGCTCAATTTGGGGATGAGCCATACATCTGTCGCATGCAGGTAAACAGATACTACCATGTAAATTCTTTATACAATAAAAGTATCGTAGATTTTAAATTTTCTGCCTCTTGGCCGGATTAAATTGGTCGATGATAAATAGTGTTTGCCTGTTCTTGCCAAGTGAAGTTACTTTCAGTTCGAGGAAAGTAATAAACGAAATATAGAACATAGGTAAAAAATATGCTATATAATTAAATCTTAGGACGTTGGTGTGGTTAATTTTGTTGTATTATTAACTAGGACCGCAACAAAGTATAAGAGAAAAAACATGCTAATGTTGTGAGCTTAGGGATCAAAGTGACTGTACTTCCCATACCATTTTGTTTTATAGAAAACATTAATGGGCCGTACTGTATTTTTTTAGGGGGATGTATATTTTGTTTGTGATGTGATGAACTAGCGAAAACCTTAAAAGTTGCACCAAAGTTTATGTAGAGAAAAGTTTTTCAAAGTTCAAATTCTATTAGTTTGATGTTTATATTTAGGGGCCCTCGGATtctagtttcgccccgggcccccgaaaacTCAGGACCGGCCCTGCCTAGAGGTGGGAGTTCCAGATATTCTCCCTGTTGCCTGTTACTCACACCTCTGTGAGAGTATATCTGTGATTTGATGTCCTCGATCGAGGTATTTCACATCAGCCAACTATCACTGGAGTACAAGACAATTGACCGGCCTGAGTTCATCCAAACGGTTGACTTTTGTTATGTAAATGTGCAGCAAGTAAACCCCATGTCAGCAAGGACACTGGAAAAACTAGCAAACTAACGAAACAGGCTGCAGGTCAATTAGATGGGCCACACACCGTTTCAATTAGATTGATCTCCTGTTGCCGGATATGCATATCCGGTGCCCATCATTGACCACTTTCTCCACAGTATGTTACATTTGTTACTCAtgcttctctctttcttttttgcTGGGAGTTACTTATGCTTCTTAATCAAGGAAGACTGTATTCACTTTTCAATTACCGGCCTCATTGGTTGAAACCAATTCAACTGGCTAAAATGAGCTAATCATTTGACCCATGTACGCGTAAGATCCGCAAATGAAGGAATGCCAAATTGGCAACAGCGTATAATTCCCCCAGCTAGATCGATAGCCAGTTCATCAAATCAAGCAGAAACATGTGCACCGCCTCTGAAATCCCCAGGCTTTGGTGGTGGGAGCAGTACACGGCTTATAATAGATTAAACGGAACGGTGTGGTGGGAGCACTTGGCTAAACTATTCCGCGGAGTCAAATGGTTACATGCGCGCGCCGATGGATTCTGCGCCCCGGGTACAAGTACAACATGTGGTTTAACGGTGGCTGGGCATGTGCCCGGATTCGAACACGAACTGGCCTTTCCAATGCCACAAACCCTTACAGTATGTGCATCCCAAAGAGTCTAAGGCAGGCCTGCCTCCCTGTATATTTGTCACTGCAATTTATTGCATTGAGTTAAGGCTTGATCAGTTCGTCCTGTGCAGTTCAGCTGTTCAACGTGCCAAGGTCACCAGCCACATCCATACTCCATAGGATGCTGAGGTAGCTGTAGCAAACTATGATGTACTATGTGAGACCACGTTTGGAACGGTGATTTAACTTTTTTGCCACTtacgactcaactttatactaactttagtagttTCCTGCCGAAATCCAGCAATTTCATTTTGCGCCAAAGTTTGGCTCATCCAGGTTACTCCTGCCATGTTTTCAGCCGGGTGCAGTCTTTCTACCACTTGCTCGGCTCGCTAGTCCTCTACATGGCTAGCTGCGTGAATTGACTAGCAACATGCCTAAAGCTTAACCAAACATTCCAGTCCTTTGGTCAGTCGAGATCGTGAGTACATCTGCACTGCACACGGTCATGTGCAGACGATGATGCCTCAGCCCGCTGAACTTCCGGATCTGGCTAGCAAGTCACAAGTCAATCCATGAGCCAATTTGCATGGCAAGCTAGCTTACCTAGGAAAAAGGCTTCATGTGCAGCCATGGCACGGGGTCTCATACTCACATGCCCAAGGTATTACCAGCAACGCATCTCGTCTCACATTCCAAATATCGTTCGCATTAAGGTCAGGGTTTCAGGGCACCGTTACTAGACGGAAAAGCGCACGTGGGTATGAGTAAAATTACATCACCGTGCCCCGTCTTTTGGCAACAAAAGAAGCACCTGTGTCTAAAACTCGATCAATTACTCAACCCATGATCATCAAAAGAAAGAGTTCAAGCTAGCAAAAGCTTGCGCAACTGAGATAAGGCATTTGGAGCATGTGTGCACCACACTAGAATTTAAGAGTACGCTCATGCGACGACAGCCAAGAGATCCGACTCTCGGCAGAAGCAGTGCTTCTCTTCTGTTCCCAGGTCCACCTGTAGGAATGCATCAACACAATGAACAGTCACATAACAATGAACCAGGAGGCATGGCCACCATGACAAACCCACAAAAAACATTCAGTTACTCGGGAGACACTAGCTTACCTCATAAGCGTTTATGTCCGAGAAGAGAACCTGCAACAATCACAAGCAGAACATGGTCAGAAAATCCCAGGTGCTACATACTTATATTAGTATAAAAGAGTATATACATGAAACACCTATGTTAGCCATCGAAGCTGATAGAAGAAAACTGTAAGTAACGCGTGGCAAGTGTGAGAGCAGGAAGCATTGCAGATACATAATAAACTAACAGACAGAAAATTGAACAAGCAAGCAGAGGTGTTATCAGATATATGCAGCATACTGTTTTCACATCATCTCAGAGGAGGATAAAAGCAGCAAAAAAGAACAACATGCACTGCGGTATTTCTCCAAAACCGGAGTTAGTTTAACATGATATTGATCAGAAAACATAAACACATCTGGCATTCAAAGCATCCCTGTTCAATACACACAAAAAAAATATGCATGTCAGTTTCTTTCCTAGAAGGCTCAACACACCTTGCCCTATAATATAGGCAAACCTTGCATGTGCTAGTTGCGTAACTAAAGAAAGATATGCATACACCACCAGGTCAATAAAAGGAAAGCTAATTTCTCATGTAGGAAACTTTGAGAAGGCCTCACTGATCATGGAGGTCATTTTCAGCTAATTTGAGGTGACTATTTTGCACGGTATATGGTGTTGAACATAAAAATATAGTGTGATTGCTTGGTGGTTGCGCCTTGCAGGTTAGCATGAGAGTGTTTTTTCAGACAACAAGCCTTGTTTATATTTCAACCTGGTTATGCTACTCCAGCAATGGACGCTAGCTCACTTTTGGCCACTAAAGGGCATTATCTAGACATGGAGCGCAATTTCTTATAGATGAAGTGTGTCACATCTATAACTTGTGTTGCAAATACAGGCAAAAGCAAGCAACCCAGACTGAAAATAATCACTATTCTTTTTATGCAACACTAACATCCCAACTCGCAATTTTCATTAACATACTTTCGGAATCCAACAAAGGAGCACTGCAGGAAGATTATATAGATGCAATATTAACAGCACAAGGAACAAGGTGCAAGCATACACTTGCTTCACGTGCAAGCATTCGGTGCTCCTTTGTCTGTGAAAAGCTTGGGCAGGCATTAAAAGGATGCCCTTGAAAAAATAAGAAATAAGCTGCTCACCTTCTTTCCAGCTTCAACTTCACTAACATCAACACCGACCGATAAAATCTGGCTCAACAGAGAAAGATTGTGAGTGTAGGCTGATAAAGTTACTACAGCAGAAGCTTATAGTGACTTGTATGTTACCTCGCCCATCAAATATCTCTCGAATTTAACAGCAGATTTCGGTAGCAGGACTCCCCCAGCAGATTTCTGCAGTTCAAACAGTTCCCTTAAAACAATCAGCCAGACGTGGAAAAAAATTCTGCTATAAACTTTACTCGTAACATAAAATACAAAGCACGTAAAATCATCAGAGTATGCAGTGATATAGCCTAGGCAAAGAAAATATTGCTTCTAGACAAGTAGACAAACAGCGATACTGATTTAGTGCTACTCTCCAAGAAATGGAATTTTCCAGCCTACTGGATCCACAGCATGTCCAACTATTTACACGTATGTGTAAGCATTACGAAACACCCGATTATTATTTCTTACTATCCCAAGGGTATAGGGCTCGATGGTCGTATCAGTTCATCAACGAATTTTATCACATGTGGAATTAAATGCAGCAAACTATTTCCTGACATATTTTAGATTCTCACTCCAAACGTGCACCTTCATAGCACCATAAGGTTATGTATTTTTTTTTCTATATAAGCTCCGTTCATATACGATCCAAGTTCCAGCTTAACTGAATTGAAACAAGTTCAGAAGTGGGGAAACACTACAAATTGTGAAGGATATTAGCTGGAGTCCAAATTTAGCGTTTCAGTATCTCAAAACATGACCACTTATGACAGCTTTCTTACAATTTCGGTGCCATTTGTTCACCCGTGTGCGGCGCTATAGTTGGAAGGATTCATCCGACTAGAAATCTACAGGCACTGCAGGTGGGAAATACACACCACCAGCCAGCAAGCAAGCAATGGGAACAAATAAATAAACAAAAGTAAATTCGGCAAACCAAAAGACACTGGTTCGCAGCGGAGGGACCTCTGGGATAGTCTCAAGACGGACGAGCACCCGGTCGGACTGCGGTTCCACCTGACAAAACGGAGAGCAGGAGAATCAGCAGAGCGTCAGACCTCTGAACCACAGATCCTATCAAGTAGGGAAATAATTAGTTGAGCAGACGCGActccacggcggcgcggcggcggtcaCCTTGGAAGGGTCGCACTTGATGGCGGCGCGCATGCGCACGGAGGATGCGGCGCGGCGGCcgggggcgacggcggcgaccgGCCTGCGGCtggtgcttccggtggcgccgtggATGAGgaagggcgaggcggcggcggcgaggagggaggGGGCCATTGGGAGGTGGATGCGCCCGGAAGGTTCTAGGGAAAGAGGAGGGTTTTGCTCGGTTGCTTCGCTCAGCGGGGAGATGGGGGAGGCTCCTCTTATCTGCTTTCCTTTCGCAGGAGGAAGACGGCAACGGATGGGTTGTTTCTTCTCGATGGTTCCGCCAACGTTTAACGGGCCGTCGTGTTAAGTATGGTTAGTATAAGATTCATGGCCCGGTGGCAGCAGTTCTTCCTTCAGAAAATTTCGGAAAGCTCCCCTCCTAATGCTGGTTCCTATTCGGCGCCTTTAGCGCCCGTTACAGGCGTTTTCGCTAACGGGCGCATACCCCCCTTCGCGCTGGGCTGGCCCATCTGCTCTTTTCTCTCTTCTATTTTTCGCACAAAAAATGAGGCTACGGTGAGACTCGAACACAGGACCTGCCGCCTAAAATTAGTTCGCACTTTC encodes:
- the LOC119339308 gene encoding 10 kDa chaperonin 1, chloroplastic-like, coding for MAPSLLAAAASPFLIHGATGSTSRRPVAAVAPGRRAASSVRMRAAIKCDPSKVEPQSDRVLVRLETIPEKSAGGVLLPKSAVKFERYLMGEILSVGVDVSEVEAGKKVLFSDINAYEVDLGTEEKHCFCRESDLLAVVA